The Mycolicibacterium mageritense genome contains a region encoding:
- a CDS encoding 3-hydroxyacyl-CoA dehydrogenase, translating into MEIRDAVAVVTGGASGLGLATTKRLLDAGAQVVVIDLKGEEVVAELGDRAKFVATDVTDEAGVSEALDVAESLGPVRINVNCAGIGNAIKTLSKNGAFPLDGFRKVVEVNLIGTFNVIRLAAERIAKTEPVGEERGVIINTASVAAFDGQIGQAAYSASKGGVVGMTLPIARDLSRELIRVVTIAPGLFKTPLLGSLPEEAQKSLGQQVPHPARLGDPDEYGALAVHIVENPMLNGEVIRLDGAIRMAPR; encoded by the coding sequence ATGGAGATCAGAGACGCGGTAGCCGTCGTCACCGGCGGCGCCTCCGGTCTGGGCTTGGCGACCACCAAGCGCCTGCTGGATGCGGGCGCTCAGGTGGTGGTCATCGACCTCAAGGGCGAAGAGGTGGTGGCCGAGCTGGGCGACCGGGCGAAGTTCGTCGCGACCGACGTCACCGACGAGGCGGGCGTGTCGGAGGCGCTGGACGTGGCCGAGTCGCTTGGCCCGGTGCGCATCAACGTCAACTGTGCAGGCATCGGCAACGCCATCAAGACGCTGTCCAAGAACGGTGCGTTCCCGCTCGACGGGTTCCGCAAGGTGGTCGAGGTGAACCTGATCGGCACCTTCAACGTGATCCGGCTGGCCGCCGAGCGGATCGCCAAGACCGAGCCGGTGGGTGAAGAGCGCGGCGTCATCATCAACACCGCATCGGTCGCGGCGTTCGACGGGCAGATCGGCCAGGCTGCGTACTCGGCGTCCAAGGGCGGCGTGGTCGGCATGACCCTGCCCATCGCGCGCGATCTCTCACGAGAGCTGATCCGCGTCGTGACCATCGCGCCGGGCCTGTTCAAGACCCCGCTGCTGGGCTCACTGCCCGAGGAGGCCCAGAAGTCGCTGGGCCAGCAGGTGCCGCACCCGGCCCGTCTCGGCGATCCCGACGAGTACGGTGCCCTGGCCGTGCACATCGTCGAGAATCCGATGCTCAACGGCGAGGTGATCCGCCTCGACGGCGCGATCCGCATGGCCCCGCGATGA
- a CDS encoding CaiB/BaiF CoA transferase family protein produces MAGPLQGLRVVELAGIGPGPHAAMILGDLGADVVRIERPNRGGGVPAGDRDSMLRNRRSVAADLKSDEGRELVLKLISKADVLIEGYRPGVTERLGLGPEDCAKVNERLIYARMTGWGQTGPRALQAGHDINYISLNGLLHAVGRKGERPVPPLNLAGDFGGGSMFLLVGILSALFERQTSGKGQVIDAAMVDGSAVLMQMMWGFRANGMWSDERGTNMLDTGAPYYDTYETADGRYVAVGAIEPQFYAELLKGLELDPAELPGQNDVSRWPELREILTKAFAAHDRDHWASVFDGTDACVTPVLSFAEVLTEPHVAERGTFYDDAGNLQPMPAPRFSRSALVEPTPPGERGADTEAVLRDWV; encoded by the coding sequence ATGGCAGGACCATTACAGGGATTGCGGGTTGTCGAGCTGGCCGGTATCGGCCCCGGCCCGCATGCGGCGATGATTCTCGGTGACCTCGGCGCCGACGTCGTGCGGATCGAGCGGCCCAACCGCGGCGGGGGAGTGCCCGCAGGTGACCGCGACTCGATGTTGCGCAACCGCCGCTCGGTCGCGGCCGATCTCAAGAGCGACGAGGGGCGCGAACTCGTCCTGAAGCTGATCTCGAAGGCCGACGTGTTGATCGAGGGCTATCGCCCCGGGGTCACCGAGCGGCTGGGTCTGGGCCCTGAGGACTGCGCCAAGGTCAACGAGCGACTGATCTATGCGCGCATGACCGGTTGGGGCCAGACCGGTCCGCGGGCGCTACAAGCCGGCCACGACATCAACTACATCTCGCTCAACGGCCTGCTGCACGCCGTCGGCCGCAAGGGCGAGCGGCCGGTGCCGCCGCTGAATCTCGCCGGTGACTTCGGCGGCGGTTCCATGTTCCTGCTCGTCGGCATCCTTTCGGCGCTGTTCGAGCGGCAGACATCGGGCAAGGGCCAGGTGATCGACGCGGCGATGGTCGACGGGTCGGCTGTGCTGATGCAGATGATGTGGGGCTTCCGCGCCAACGGCATGTGGTCCGACGAGCGTGGCACCAACATGCTCGACACCGGCGCGCCCTACTACGACACCTACGAGACCGCCGACGGCCGCTATGTTGCGGTCGGCGCGATCGAGCCGCAGTTCTACGCCGAGCTGCTCAAAGGCCTCGAGCTCGATCCGGCCGAGCTGCCCGGACAGAACGACGTGAGCCGGTGGCCCGAGTTGCGCGAGATTCTCACCAAGGCGTTCGCCGCGCACGATCGCGATCACTGGGCGTCGGTGTTCGATGGCACCGACGCGTGTGTGACGCCCGTGCTGTCGTTCGCCGAGGTGCTCACCGAACCGCATGTCGCCGAGCGCGGCACCTTCTACGACGACGCGGGGAACCTGCAGCCGATGCCCGCGCCACGCTTTTCCCGCAGTGCGCTGGTCGAGCCGACGCCTCCGGGCGAGCGCGGTGCCGACACCGAAGCCGTATTGCGGGACTGGGTATAG
- a CDS encoding enoyl-CoA hydratase, with product MTSTDARSEPETREYPGIDDVSVSLADGVLSVTLNRPDSLNSLTQDMLSAVAEAMEFAATDPAVRVVRLGGAGRGFSSGAGISEDDQNAEGHDAEGVLDAANRAVGSIVALPKPVVAVVQGPAAGVGVSLALACDVVLAADQAFFLLAFTKIGLMPDGGASALVAANIGRIRAMRLALLAERLTATEAHDWGLISGVYPAAELDAAVDKVLTKLRTGPAVALRKTKHAVNAATLTGLDDAFALEREGQLQLLVSNDFREGTRAFQQNRRPDFTDS from the coding sequence ATGACTTCCACCGACGCCCGTTCCGAGCCCGAAACCCGCGAATACCCCGGCATCGACGACGTTTCCGTCAGCCTCGCGGACGGCGTGCTGTCGGTGACGCTGAACCGGCCGGACAGCCTCAACTCGCTGACCCAGGACATGCTGAGCGCCGTCGCCGAGGCGATGGAGTTCGCGGCGACCGATCCGGCCGTGCGGGTGGTGCGGCTCGGCGGGGCGGGCCGCGGCTTCAGCTCCGGCGCGGGCATCAGCGAAGACGACCAGAACGCCGAGGGCCACGACGCCGAAGGCGTGCTCGATGCGGCCAACCGCGCGGTCGGGTCCATCGTGGCGCTGCCGAAACCCGTTGTGGCCGTAGTGCAAGGCCCGGCCGCGGGGGTCGGCGTATCGCTGGCACTCGCGTGCGACGTCGTACTCGCCGCGGACCAGGCATTCTTCCTGTTGGCGTTCACCAAGATCGGACTGATGCCCGACGGTGGTGCGTCGGCTCTCGTGGCCGCGAACATCGGACGGATCCGGGCGATGCGGCTGGCATTGCTGGCCGAACGCCTCACCGCGACCGAGGCCCACGACTGGGGCCTGATCAGTGGTGTGTACCCCGCGGCCGAACTCGACGCCGCGGTCGACAAGGTGCTGACCAAGCTGCGGACCGGCCCCGCCGTCGCGTTGCGCAAGACCAAGCATGCCGTCAACGCGGCCACGCTCACCGGACTCGACGACGCGTTCGCGCTCGAGCGCGAAGGCCAGCTGCAGTTGTTGGTGTCCAACGACTTCCGCGAAGGCACGCGCGCCTTTCAACAGAACCGGCGGCCGGACTTCACCGACTCCTGA
- the tet(V) gene encoding tetracycline efflux MFS transporter Tet(V), giving the protein MSTQHYVEQPVREPGGWRVLAPFRVREYRLLIAAVTLSIFAEGMWSVVMALQVIAIDNDPTSLSLVATCLGAGLVAFVLVGGIAADRINQRTIIIAVETVNLVTVTTVAILGMTGALRIWHMAVAAGVLGIAAAFFFPAYSALLPRILPPEQLLAANGVEGVVRPVFQRSVGPAVAGMVVGATLPSVGATVVAVLFGLGLALLVATRPSADSSAPQAVTERPHVLRDLKDGFRFMVRTPWLLWTLMFASIFVLVVLGPIEVLLPFIAQDRFEDGPRMYGFILAFFGFGSALGALTVSSRRMPRRYLTTMMIMWGAGSIPLVIVGVTSSFPLMALATFVIGVTDGAGMVIWGTLLQRRVPTEMLGRVSSLDFFVSLAFMPLSFAIVGPLSKVVSMQAIFLVAGVLPVVIAAIALVAAKMPRDELAHPLR; this is encoded by the coding sequence GTGAGCACACAGCATTACGTCGAACAACCCGTCCGCGAACCGGGCGGCTGGCGTGTGCTCGCACCGTTCCGGGTGCGCGAATACCGCCTGCTCATCGCGGCGGTCACGCTGTCGATCTTCGCCGAGGGCATGTGGTCGGTGGTGATGGCCCTTCAGGTGATCGCGATCGACAACGATCCGACATCGCTGTCGCTCGTCGCCACGTGCCTTGGGGCCGGGCTGGTCGCGTTCGTCCTTGTCGGCGGTATCGCCGCCGACCGAATCAACCAGCGCACCATCATCATCGCCGTCGAGACGGTCAATCTCGTCACCGTGACCACCGTCGCGATTCTGGGCATGACGGGCGCGCTGCGCATCTGGCACATGGCCGTGGCCGCGGGTGTGCTCGGTATCGCCGCCGCGTTTTTCTTCCCCGCCTACAGCGCGCTGCTGCCGCGCATCCTGCCTCCCGAACAACTGTTGGCGGCCAACGGCGTCGAAGGCGTCGTACGGCCGGTGTTCCAACGTTCGGTCGGTCCGGCAGTGGCAGGCATGGTGGTGGGTGCGACGCTGCCGTCGGTGGGTGCGACCGTCGTCGCGGTGCTGTTCGGCCTCGGTCTTGCGCTGCTCGTGGCGACCCGCCCGTCGGCGGATTCGTCAGCGCCGCAAGCTGTTACCGAACGCCCCCATGTGCTGCGCGACCTGAAAGACGGGTTCCGGTTCATGGTGCGCACGCCATGGCTGCTGTGGACGTTGATGTTCGCGAGCATCTTCGTGCTCGTGGTGCTGGGCCCCATCGAGGTGTTGTTGCCGTTCATCGCGCAGGACCGCTTCGAAGACGGCCCGCGGATGTACGGATTCATCCTGGCGTTCTTCGGTTTCGGGAGCGCACTTGGCGCGTTGACGGTGTCGTCGCGGCGGATGCCTCGCCGCTACCTCACCACGATGATGATCATGTGGGGCGCCGGTTCGATACCGCTCGTGATCGTCGGCGTCACGTCGTCGTTCCCATTGATGGCATTGGCGACGTTCGTCATCGGCGTCACCGATGGCGCGGGCATGGTGATCTGGGGGACGCTGCTGCAACGCCGGGTGCCGACCGAGATGTTGGGCCGGGTGTCGAGCCTGGACTTCTTCGTGTCGCTGGCGTTCATGCCACTGTCGTTCGCGATCGTCGGACCGCTGTCGAAGGTGGTGTCGATGCAGGCCATCTTCCTGGTGGCCGGGGTACTGCCCGTGGTGATCGCCGCGATCGCGCTCGTCGCGGCGAAGATGCCGCGCGACGAGCTGGCTCACCCCCTGCGCTAG
- a CDS encoding gamma carbonic anhydrase family protein — MPEPLIVTIAGRAPQLDPESWVAPNASVIGQVSLAAGASVWYGATLRAEMEPIEVGAGSNIQDGVTVHVDPGYPCRVGRGVTVGHNVVLHGCTVEEDSLIGMGAVVLNGAVIGAGSLVAAGAVVPQGMVVPPRSLVAGVPGKVRRELTDDEVGHNRFNAQAYTQLIELHR, encoded by the coding sequence ATGCCTGAGCCGCTGATCGTCACCATTGCCGGCCGTGCGCCGCAACTGGATCCCGAGTCCTGGGTCGCACCCAATGCCAGTGTGATCGGCCAGGTTTCGCTGGCCGCCGGGGCGAGCGTGTGGTACGGCGCCACCCTGCGCGCCGAGATGGAACCGATCGAGGTCGGGGCGGGCAGCAACATCCAGGACGGCGTCACGGTGCACGTCGACCCCGGCTACCCGTGCCGCGTCGGCCGCGGTGTGACTGTCGGCCACAACGTCGTCCTGCACGGCTGCACAGTCGAGGAGGACAGCCTGATCGGTATGGGCGCGGTGGTGCTCAACGGAGCCGTCATCGGCGCAGGCTCGCTCGTGGCCGCGGGTGCGGTGGTGCCGCAGGGCATGGTGGTGCCGCCCCGGTCTCTCGTCGCCGGGGTGCCCGGCAAGGTGCGCCGTGAGCTCACCGACGACGAGGTGGGCCACAACCGGTTCAACGCCCAGGCCTACACGCAACTGATCGAGCTGCACCGCTAG
- a CDS encoding GlxA family transcriptional regulator: protein MHRVAVLLLAPVVGFDATIAPTLFSNAVDTDGNPLYDIVTCGLTTEPVPSTNGFAMVPTAGREALATADTVVIPGTRYPPARVDGVLDADVAAALALVRPGTRWVSICTGAFVLAAAGLLDGRPATTHWRFAETMRAMHPGVLLDENVLFVDDGDVLTSAGLAAGIDLCLHIIRADHGTQVANAVARYCVVPPWREGGQAQFIDRQLPVADTASTAATRQWALAHLDEELTVQRLARHAHMSDRTFIRRFREETGQAPGAWIRARRLDRARELLESRDLSVDEVARRSGLGTAGNLRHHLRRGVGMSPSSYRKVYQGQ from the coding sequence GTGCACCGTGTAGCCGTGCTGCTGTTGGCGCCCGTGGTCGGCTTCGACGCGACCATCGCTCCGACGCTCTTCTCCAACGCCGTCGACACCGACGGCAACCCGCTCTACGACATCGTGACGTGCGGTCTGACCACCGAGCCGGTGCCGTCGACCAACGGTTTCGCCATGGTGCCCACCGCCGGACGCGAGGCGCTCGCCACGGCTGACACCGTGGTGATCCCTGGCACCCGGTACCCACCGGCGCGCGTGGACGGCGTGCTCGACGCCGATGTCGCGGCCGCGCTCGCGTTGGTCCGGCCCGGCACGCGGTGGGTCTCGATCTGCACCGGCGCGTTCGTGCTGGCGGCGGCGGGGCTGCTCGACGGCAGGCCCGCGACCACTCACTGGCGGTTCGCCGAGACGATGCGTGCCATGCATCCCGGGGTGCTGCTCGACGAGAACGTGTTGTTCGTCGACGATGGCGACGTGCTGACGTCGGCGGGCCTGGCCGCCGGAATCGACTTGTGCCTGCACATCATTCGCGCCGACCACGGAACCCAGGTGGCCAACGCGGTGGCCCGCTATTGCGTGGTGCCGCCGTGGCGCGAGGGTGGCCAGGCGCAGTTCATCGACCGGCAGCTGCCGGTGGCCGACACGGCGTCGACGGCGGCGACCCGCCAGTGGGCGCTCGCCCACCTGGACGAGGAGCTCACCGTGCAGCGCCTGGCGCGCCACGCGCACATGAGTGACCGGACCTTCATCCGCCGCTTCCGGGAGGAGACCGGTCAGGCGCCCGGTGCGTGGATCCGTGCTCGCCGGCTGGACCGGGCCAGGGAACTGCTGGAGTCGCGCGATCTCTCGGTCGACGAGGTGGCCCGGCGCTCGGGCCTGGGCACGGCCGGCAACCTGCGGCACCACCTGCGCCGCGGCGTCGGCATGTCCCCGTCGAGCTACCGCAAGGTGTACCAGGGGCAGTAA
- a CDS encoding MFS transporter — MPLARRPAVGHSGRVTLTSTPKPARLHWAWVIAAVSFVAILGAAGFRSIPGVMMNPLHHEFGWSHGTVGLAMSVNMMLYGLTAPFAAALMDRFGVRPVLTVSLLLIATGSALSITMTASWQLVVLWGVLVGIGTGSISMGFVATVATRWFQKRRGLVTGVLTAASATGQLLFLPVVAAVTTSHGWRWASLIVAAAALAVVPLVALFMRNYPQDKGLPPYGADAALPVPTAPAGGFRAAFDGLRIGTRVPAFWLLAASFAICGMTTNGLIGTHFIPAANDHGMPTTVAAGLLATIGILDVAGTVFSGWLTDRVDPRILLLVYYAGRGVSLLLLPSLLSPHAEPSTWVFVIFYGLDWVATVPPTIVLCRDYFGDRSPVVFGWVFASHQIGAAIAAAGAGWLRDLNGNYDMAFYLAAGLCFVAAVFSASIRKVQVESPITAADHREVDTSALP; from the coding sequence ATGCCACTGGCTCGACGTCCGGCCGTCGGCCACAGTGGTCGGGTGACACTGACCTCGACCCCGAAACCCGCGCGTCTGCACTGGGCCTGGGTGATCGCCGCGGTGAGCTTCGTGGCGATCCTCGGCGCCGCGGGTTTCCGCTCGATCCCCGGCGTGATGATGAACCCGCTGCATCACGAGTTCGGTTGGTCGCACGGCACCGTCGGCCTGGCGATGTCGGTCAACATGATGTTGTACGGCCTGACCGCACCGTTCGCGGCCGCGCTCATGGACCGCTTCGGTGTGCGACCGGTGCTGACCGTCTCGCTGCTGTTGATCGCGACCGGCTCGGCGCTGAGCATCACGATGACCGCGAGCTGGCAGCTCGTGGTGTTGTGGGGCGTGCTGGTCGGCATCGGCACCGGTTCGATCTCGATGGGGTTCGTCGCGACCGTCGCCACCCGCTGGTTCCAGAAGCGCCGCGGCCTGGTCACCGGTGTGCTCACTGCGGCAAGCGCGACGGGCCAGCTGCTGTTCCTGCCGGTCGTCGCGGCCGTGACCACGAGCCACGGCTGGCGCTGGGCCTCGCTCATCGTGGCGGCCGCCGCGCTGGCCGTCGTGCCGCTCGTGGCACTGTTCATGCGGAACTACCCGCAGGACAAAGGTCTGCCACCGTACGGGGCCGATGCGGCCCTGCCAGTGCCCACTGCACCGGCAGGCGGTTTCCGGGCGGCGTTCGACGGGCTACGCATCGGGACACGGGTGCCCGCCTTCTGGCTGTTGGCCGCGAGCTTCGCGATCTGCGGCATGACCACAAACGGTCTGATCGGCACGCACTTCATCCCGGCCGCCAACGACCACGGTATGCCGACCACGGTGGCGGCCGGGCTGCTGGCCACCATCGGCATCCTCGATGTCGCGGGCACGGTGTTCTCCGGCTGGCTGACCGACCGCGTCGATCCCCGCATCCTGCTTCTCGTCTACTACGCCGGGCGGGGCGTGTCACTCCTGCTGCTGCCGTCCCTGCTGTCCCCGCACGCCGAACCGAGCACCTGGGTGTTCGTGATCTTCTACGGGCTGGACTGGGTCGCGACGGTGCCGCCGACGATCGTGCTGTGCCGCGATTACTTCGGCGACCGTTCGCCGGTGGTGTTCGGCTGGGTGTTCGCGTCCCACCAGATCGGCGCGGCCATCGCGGCCGCGGGCGCAGGGTGGCTACGTGACCTCAACGGCAACTACGACATGGCGTTCTACCTCGCGGCGGGGTTGTGTTTCGTGGCCGCGGTTTTCTCGGCCAGCATCCGAAAAGTCCAGGTGGAAAGCCCGATCACGGCGGCGGACCACCGCGAAGTAGACACTTCTGCTTTGCCGTAA
- a CDS encoding fasciclin domain-containing protein: MKTRTKTLGVAAAVAAFTASLPLAVTAYADPAPTTTEAPVVEIPDPQGSGCDNFKKAMPDWKNLAPLPAGKVLAAIPDISTFNAALSGGLNPAVNIVPVLDNGPYVIFAPTNDAFAAMDPGKLEALKSDPAALTSFDYYHAFLGLLGPDDVKGQRPTQQGAEVKVTGKGGDIKVNDTAKLVCGPIQAENARIYLIDTVLDPNSPPEALTPQGTSTTATTTTTTSAAPTPTPATPAADAPIG; encoded by the coding sequence ATGAAGACTCGCACCAAGACCCTGGGCGTTGCTGCGGCCGTAGCCGCGTTCACGGCGTCGCTGCCGCTGGCCGTCACCGCGTATGCCGACCCGGCACCGACGACGACCGAAGCCCCGGTGGTGGAGATCCCCGACCCGCAGGGCTCGGGTTGCGACAACTTCAAGAAGGCCATGCCGGACTGGAAGAACCTCGCCCCGCTGCCTGCCGGCAAGGTGCTGGCCGCGATCCCCGACATCAGCACGTTCAACGCCGCGCTGTCCGGCGGCCTGAACCCGGCCGTCAACATCGTGCCGGTGCTCGACAACGGGCCGTACGTGATCTTCGCGCCGACCAACGACGCGTTCGCCGCGATGGATCCCGGCAAGCTCGAAGCGCTCAAGAGCGATCCCGCCGCACTGACGAGCTTCGACTACTACCACGCATTCCTCGGCCTGCTCGGCCCCGACGACGTCAAGGGGCAGCGGCCCACCCAGCAGGGCGCCGAGGTCAAGGTGACCGGCAAGGGTGGCGACATCAAGGTCAACGACACCGCCAAGCTGGTGTGTGGCCCCATCCAGGCCGAGAACGCACGCATCTACCTGATCGACACCGTGCTGGACCCGAACTCGCCGCCCGAGGCGCTGACCCCGCAGGGCACGTCGACGACGGCCACCACGACCACCACGACGTCGGCAGCGCCGACGCCGACGCCGGCCACCCCGGCGGCTGACGCACCGATCGGCTGA
- a CDS encoding acyl-CoA dehydrogenase family protein: MKRTVFEAEHEALRESTRQYIERELVPHAEKWEEQRMVDRSAFVAAGKYGLIGFNMPEEYGGGGSDDFRFNAVIDEELARYGGPAPSLSLQNDVVAPYFKHLANEEQNKRWMPGIASGELILAVAMTEPGAGSDLAGIRTSAVRDGDDWIVNGSKTFISSGINSDLVVVVCRTDPEAGHKGFTLLVVERGMEGFTRGRKLDKMGLHAQDTSELHFENVRVPNANVLGQEGRGFYHLMQNLPSERLGIAISAIAGARESWRQTLQYAKDRKAFGQPIGSFQHNRFLLAEMDTELDVCERYIDRCLQGVLDGDLSAVEAAKAKWYCTETAKKVIDGCVQLHGGYGYMMEYRVARDYCDARIQTIFGGTTEIMKDIIGRDLGL; the protein is encoded by the coding sequence ATGAAACGCACAGTTTTCGAAGCTGAACACGAGGCGCTCCGCGAGTCGACCAGGCAGTACATCGAGCGTGAGCTCGTGCCGCATGCCGAGAAGTGGGAAGAGCAGCGGATGGTGGACCGGTCGGCGTTCGTCGCGGCCGGCAAGTACGGCCTGATCGGGTTCAACATGCCCGAGGAGTACGGCGGTGGCGGATCGGACGACTTCCGGTTCAACGCGGTCATCGACGAGGAGCTGGCCCGCTACGGCGGACCGGCACCGTCGTTGAGCCTGCAGAACGACGTCGTCGCACCGTATTTCAAGCACCTCGCCAACGAGGAACAGAACAAGCGCTGGATGCCCGGCATCGCCAGCGGCGAGCTGATCCTCGCGGTGGCGATGACCGAACCCGGTGCGGGCAGCGACCTCGCAGGCATCCGGACCTCGGCAGTGCGTGATGGCGACGACTGGATTGTCAACGGCTCCAAGACCTTCATCTCCTCGGGCATCAACAGCGACCTGGTCGTGGTGGTGTGCCGCACCGACCCCGAGGCCGGGCACAAGGGCTTCACGCTGCTCGTGGTCGAACGGGGCATGGAGGGCTTCACCCGTGGCCGCAAGCTCGACAAGATGGGCCTGCACGCGCAGGACACCTCGGAGCTGCACTTCGAGAACGTCCGGGTGCCGAACGCCAACGTGCTGGGTCAGGAAGGCCGCGGCTTCTACCACCTGATGCAGAACCTGCCGTCGGAACGGCTCGGAATCGCCATCTCGGCGATCGCCGGGGCGCGTGAATCCTGGCGTCAGACACTGCAATACGCCAAGGATCGCAAGGCGTTCGGCCAGCCGATCGGCAGCTTCCAGCACAACCGGTTCCTGCTCGCCGAGATGGACACCGAACTCGACGTGTGCGAGCGCTACATCGACCGGTGCCTGCAGGGCGTGCTCGACGGGGATCTGAGCGCGGTCGAGGCCGCCAAGGCCAAGTGGTACTGCACCGAGACCGCCAAGAAGGTCATCGACGGTTGTGTGCAGCTGCACGGCGGCTACGGCTACATGATGGAGTACCGCGTGGCCCGCGACTACTGCGATGCCCGCATCCAGACCATCTTCGGTGGCACCACCGAGATCATGAAGGACATCATCGGCCGCGACCTGGGTCTGTAA
- a CDS encoding crotonase/enoyl-CoA hydratase family protein, giving the protein MSDEGALVERRGNVLLITINRPEARNAVNSSVSIAVGDALQTAQDDPEVRAVILTGAGDKSFCAGADLKAISRGENLFHPDHPEYGFAGYVSHFIDKPTIAAVNGTALGGGTELALASDLVVAEESAKFGLPEVKRGLIAGAGGVFRIAEQLPRKVANELLFTGEPMSSADALKWGLINQVVPDGTVVDAALKLAERITGNAPLAVQASKRVAYGVDDGVITGDKDGWKRTNREFSTLLRTEDAKEGPLAFAEKRQPVWKAR; this is encoded by the coding sequence GTGAGTGACGAAGGCGCTCTCGTAGAGCGTAGAGGCAACGTTCTGCTCATCACGATCAACCGGCCCGAGGCCCGCAACGCGGTCAACTCCTCGGTCAGCATCGCCGTCGGCGACGCGTTGCAGACCGCGCAGGACGACCCCGAGGTGCGCGCCGTGATCCTCACCGGCGCGGGCGACAAGTCGTTCTGCGCCGGGGCGGACCTCAAGGCCATCTCGCGCGGTGAGAACCTTTTCCACCCGGACCATCCGGAATACGGTTTCGCGGGCTACGTCAGCCACTTCATCGACAAGCCGACCATCGCCGCGGTCAACGGCACGGCCCTGGGCGGCGGCACCGAGCTGGCGTTGGCGAGCGACCTCGTGGTCGCCGAAGAAAGCGCGAAATTCGGTCTGCCCGAGGTGAAGCGGGGGCTGATCGCCGGTGCCGGCGGCGTGTTCCGCATCGCCGAGCAGCTGCCCCGCAAGGTGGCCAACGAACTGTTGTTCACGGGTGAGCCGATGTCGTCGGCCGACGCACTGAAGTGGGGTCTGATCAACCAGGTGGTGCCCGACGGCACCGTGGTTGATGCGGCGCTCAAGCTGGCCGAACGGATCACCGGCAATGCGCCGTTGGCCGTGCAGGCCAGCAAGCGCGTGGCCTACGGTGTCGACGACGGCGTGATCACGGGCGACAAGGACGGCTGGAAGCGCACCAACCGGGAGTTCTCTACGCTGCTGCGCACCGAAGATGCCAAAGAAGGCCCGTTGGCGTTCGCCGAAAAGCGTCAACCCGTATGGAAAGCCAGATAG
- a CDS encoding thiolase family protein, translating to MAEAVIVEAVRSPVGKRNGALSGVHPAELSAQVLSDLVQRAGIDPALVDDVIWGCVMQAGEQALDIARTAVLTAGWPETVPGVTVDRQCGSSQQSLHFAVAGVVAGHYDVVVAGGVESMSRTPMGSSLANGGHPYPEAFRERYDNKTPNQGVGAEMIAEQWGLSRTQLDEFSLRSHEKAAAAQDSGAFKDQIVGIKDQDGNVVLEDGGIRRGGTVESMAAIKPAFKEDGVIHAGNSSQISDGSAALLVTSADKAKELGLKPIAKVHTAVLAGADPVIMLTAPIPATQKALKKSGLSVDQIGAFEVNEAFAPVPMAWLKEIGADENRLNPNGGAIALGHPLGGSGARILTTLLYHMRDNDIQYGLQTMCEGGGQANATILELL from the coding sequence ATGGCTGAAGCCGTCATCGTCGAGGCCGTCCGGTCGCCCGTCGGGAAACGCAACGGCGCGTTGTCGGGCGTGCACCCGGCGGAGCTTTCGGCGCAGGTGCTGAGCGACCTGGTGCAGCGTGCCGGGATCGACCCCGCGCTCGTTGACGACGTCATCTGGGGCTGCGTCATGCAGGCCGGTGAGCAGGCGCTCGACATCGCCCGCACGGCAGTGCTGACGGCGGGTTGGCCCGAGACCGTGCCCGGCGTGACCGTCGACCGCCAGTGCGGTTCGAGCCAGCAGTCGCTGCACTTCGCCGTCGCCGGGGTGGTCGCCGGTCACTACGACGTCGTCGTCGCCGGTGGCGTCGAATCGATGTCGCGAACCCCGATGGGCTCCTCGCTGGCCAACGGCGGGCATCCGTATCCCGAAGCCTTCCGTGAGCGTTACGACAACAAGACGCCCAATCAGGGCGTCGGCGCGGAGATGATCGCCGAGCAGTGGGGCTTGTCCCGCACCCAACTCGACGAGTTCTCGCTGCGGTCGCACGAGAAGGCTGCCGCCGCACAGGATTCTGGTGCGTTCAAGGACCAGATCGTGGGAATCAAGGACCAAGACGGCAATGTGGTGCTGGAGGATGGCGGCATCCGCCGCGGCGGCACGGTCGAGTCCATGGCCGCCATCAAGCCCGCGTTCAAGGAAGACGGTGTGATCCACGCCGGCAACTCCAGCCAGATCTCCGACGGCTCGGCCGCCCTGCTGGTCACCTCGGCCGACAAGGCAAAAGAGCTGGGCCTCAAGCCGATCGCCAAGGTGCACACCGCGGTGCTGGCCGGCGCCGACCCGGTCATCATGCTGACCGCGCCCATCCCGGCCACCCAGAAGGCGCTGAAGAAGTCCGGCCTGAGCGTCGATCAGATCGGGGCGTTCGAGGTCAACGAGGCGTTTGCGCCGGTCCCGATGGCGTGGCTCAAGGAGATCGGCGCCGACGAGAACCGGCTGAACCCCAACGGCGGCGCGATCGCCCTGGGCCATCCGCTCGGCGGCTCCGGCGCCCGCATCCTGACCACGCTGCTGTATCACATGCGGGACAACGACATTCAGTACGGATTGCAGACCATGTGCGAGGGTGGCGGCCAGGCCAACGCGACCATCCTGGAGCTGCTGTGA